A region of the Myxococcus stipitatus DSM 14675 genome:
AACGCCTCGGGGTGCTCCTTGAGCGCGCGCAGCCGCAGGGCATGCAGCGCCTCCGCCTCCTCGGGCAGCACCGGGCGCAGGACGATGTCACCCTCGGCGCTCGTGCGGCCCTCGGCCTCCAGCACCGAGGAGAACCCCGCGACGTAGTCGGGATAGCGAGGCGTCCACCCCAGGAGCTTGAGCCGGGCGTTGGAGATGGCGCGGTCGCCGCGCAGGGACTCGTGCAGCGTCTCCAGCGGGACTCGCGGCGGAGGTGACAGGCCCAACCGGCGCGCCAGCCACCCCGCCGTCTCCTCGAGCGGCACCGCGCGGTCATCCGCCACGCAGTAGAGCGCCCCCGGAGTGCCCTGCTCCAGCGCGGCGAGGATGGCCGCGCACAGGTCATCCACATGGACCCGCGAGATGCGACCGCCGTGGTCCGGAACGCGGAGGGTCCCCGACAGCAAGCGGGAGTGCGCGCCGCGGCCGGGACCGTAGATGCCGGCGATGCGCAGCACCATCGCGCCCAGCGGCAGGTAGCGGGACTCCGCCTCCAGGCGCGGCAGTGACGAGGGCCAGGCGACATCCACGGGCGTGTCCTCGTCCACCGTGCCTCGCGCGGAGCCGTAGACTCCGGTGGAGGACAGGTAGATGAGCCGCGACGGGGGCCGCACCGCGAGCGCCTCCGCGATGGCCCCGTCGAGCCCGGCCTCGGGTGGAATGGACACGACGACGTGCGCGTCGCGCGTCTGGAGCAGCGCGTCCTCGAGCGACACGATGCGAGCCCCCGCGCGCTGGAGCTCCTCGCGTCGGGAGGCATCCCGCGTGGCGGCGAGCACGTCCCGCCCCGTCTGCGCTTGCGCCACCGCGAGCCGCGTCAGCGTGTACCCGGAACCCAGGAGGACCAGAGAGGCTGTCATGCCCTCCGCGATAACGGGAGCGCGTGGCGAAGGCAAGCCGCGACGCGTGGCCTACAGCTCGGCGCTGGCGCGCGGGTCGATGATGCCGCACTCCTTGATTTTGTAGAGCAGCGCCTTGTAGCTGATGCGCAGCTTGCCCGCCGCGCGCCGCTTGTTCCACGCCGTGCGCTGGAGCATCGCGAGGATGGCCTCGCGCTCGGCCAGCATCGCCGCGCGCTTGCCGATGTCCTTCAGCGACAGCTCTCCCGAGGGAGGCGGCGGCGGAGGCGGCTGGGGCACGTCGAACGGATTGACGTAGCGCGGCGCCGGGATGACGGAGTTCACCGGCTCCGGAGGCGCGACATGCGCCGCGGGCGAAACGGAGCCCACGGACGACACCGCACCGGACGCCCGGGCAGGCATCTCCAGCACCTGCGCGGAGGGCACGGAGGGGACGCGGCCCGTCTCCTCCATCGAGCGCCCCGGACTGGAGTAACCCCCATCATCCCCGCCATACGCCGTGGGCAAGGACGGCGCGCTCGCCGGGGCTCGCCCTTCCGCGTGGAGCTCGTCGAGCACCAGCGTCGGGTCCTTCAGCACGCACAGCCGGCGCACCATGTTCTCCAGCTCGCGCACATTGCCCGGCCAGTCGTAGTCGGCGAAGGCCTGCAGTACTTCCGTCGGGAGCTCGGAGACGCCGGTGATGTACTGGCGGCCGTACTTCTTGAGGAAGTGGTCGGTCAGCGGCACCACGTCCTCGCGCCGCTCGCGCAGGGGCGGCAGGCGGATGGCCACCACGTTGAGGCGGTAGTAGAGGTCCTCGCGGAAGTTGCCCAGCGCGATCTCCTTCTCCAGGTCGCGGTTGGTGGCCACCACCACGCGGCTGTCCACGCGCACGCTCTTCTTGCCGCCCACGCGGAAGAACTCTTCGTCCTGGAGCACCTGGAGCAGCTTCGCCTGGAGCCGGATGGCCATCTCGCCAATCTCATCCAGGAAGATGGTGCCTTCGTCCGCCAGCTCGAACTTGCCGGGCTTCTCCGCGGTGGCACCGGTGAAGGCGCCGCGCTCGTGGCCGAACAGCTCGCTCTCCAGCAACTCACCGGGCAGCGCCGCGCAGTTCACCTTGATGAAGGGCCGGCCTCGGCGCTGGCTGCGTGCGTGGATCTCCCGCGCGATGACCTCCTTGCCCGTGCCGGACTCGCCCAGCAGCAGCACCGGGACGTTCTCGTTCGCGATGCGCTCCACCAGGGCCCGCGCCCGACGCATCGCGGGGGACGTGGAGATGAGCACCCGCGCATCCGCCGCCGTGTCCACCACGGGACGAGGCCCCAACCCCTGGACCACGGCCTGCCGCTCCGGAGCGCGCGCGCCCAAGGCCCGCGCCAGCGCGTCCTGCAGGTCGTCATTGCCCAGCGGCTTGGAGAGGTAGTCGCTGGCGCCCATCTTCATGGCCCGCACGGCGTCATCCGCGCCCGTCAGGCCGCTGAGCACCACCACGGGCGCGGTGCCCCCCTGTCCCCGGTAGCGCCGGAGCACCTCCAGGCCGCTCATCTCCGGCATCACCACGTCGAGCAGCACCGCGTCGAAGGAGCCGCCCGCGAGCATCTCCAGCGCCTGCGCACCGCTCGACGCACAGCGGACCTGATACCCCGCGCCTCCCAGCAGCTCGGACAGGAAGGTGCGAACCGACTCCTCGTCATCCACCACCAGCACCGCGATCCGATCCATCCCCTCGCCTCCGCTCGCCCTCTGCATCGAACCTCCGCCCATCCTCAAACCGAGACCCGGGCCATGGCCCCGGCCAGTCGACGAAACTCACGCGTGCGTCGCATCTCCTGCTGGGCCGCGTTCAGGAGCTGGTGGGGCGTGCCCACCGTGTCCGGAAAGCTCACCGCCCCCAGGGCCAGCGACGTGCGCACCACCCGACCATCCACCTGGAAGCGCGCCGACTCGAAGCGCGCCGTCACCCGCGACAGCATCACCGGCACCGCCTCCGCGGGGGTCCCCGGCAACATCACCGCGAACTGGGACTCCCCCACCCTCGCCACCGCGTCCGCCTCGCGCACCGTCTGGCCCAGCGCCACCGCGCTGTACACCAGCAGCCGCTCCGCCATGCCGCGCCCGGCGTCCTTGCGCAGCGCACTCCAACCACTCACTTCCGCCGCCACCACGGAGAAGGTCCCGCCGTAGCGCTCACACCGACGGACCTCCAGCCCCAGGAGCGCGAGCAGGAAGGGCCGGTTGTAGAGCCCCGTCACCGGGTCATGCAGCGCCAGCGCCGTCTCCTCCTCCTCTCCCGAGGCGGCCCGCAGCACGGCGGCCTTCAAGCGCAGCTGCGCGTGCAGCTTCACCGTCAGCTCCGCGCCACTTCCCGCCCGGGGCGCCACGTCCACGCACTGCCCCTTCTCCAGACAGTGTTGATAGGCACCCGCGTCGCTCGAATCCACCAGGTAGAGCAGGGGCACGGAGCCCCGGCTGAGCTGCTTCAACCTCCGGGCCACCTGCATGGCCGCGTAGTCGGGGGCCTGGGCCGCCAGGAGGACGGCATCGGGACGGATGACCTCGAACAGGGGCACCGCCGCGTCGAAGCGCGTCACGGGAACCACCCTGAAGCCCGCCTCCCCCAGAAGCATCCGCGTCCGTTCCAGGTCGTCCGCCCGTGGCTCGACAAGCAGCACGGTGGGAGGCTGCCCCGCCTTCCCCACCCGCTTGCGCCTCACGCCCACCACGTCCGCCTCCCCACCAGAAATTTCTCCACTGCTCCTCCGGCACGCGCCCGGAATTACAGTCCTCAGCCCTTCCCTGACCTCTTCATCCCCCTGGATTTCCAGGAGAAGGGCACTCGACTACCCACTCTGGTCGTCGCATTTAGCAACCGACATGCCACCTTGGACCTCACGCAACCGGGCCTCCAGCTCGGCCTCCGTGAAGCGAAGTGTGAAGGTGGGCACATCGTTGATGACGACCACCGGGATGTCATGACGCCACCGCTCGAACAGCTCCGGGGACTCCAGGATGGAGATGAGCCGCAGCTCGAAGGGGATGCGAGCGCGGACGGCCTCGACGATGTCGGCCGCCTTGTCGCAAAGACTGCATTTGGGTTTCGAGTAGATCTCGACTCTCATGGCGTGCAGGATGGAAGGTCGATGCGTGGGTTGACTGGTGACTTTTCGACGATGCCCCTCAAGGACCTCGTCGTCTACCTCGGGAACCGTCGAGCCACCGGCTCGCTGAGGGTGGAGCGTGGAGAGGTCCGCAAGCAATGGGTCCTCCGCGACGGCCAGGTCATCTGCGCCAGCTCCAACCAGCCCCGGGAGTATTTCGGACAATTCCTCATCAACATGGGGCACCTGACGGCCGCCCAGCTGGAGAAGGCCTTCGCCACCCAGACGCAGTCGCGCGTGTTCCTGGGGAAGGTGCTGGTGACGTCGGGGGTGGTGCCGGAGGCCATGGTGCGCTCGACGCTGAGCCACAAGTTCCGGGAGATGCTGCTGGATGCCTTCCATTGGCAGGAAGGCGAGTTCACCTTCGAGTCCTCCGACACGGCGCCCGACATCGCGGGCCTCGACGTGGAAGTGGACCTGGTGGACATCCACCGCGAGGGCGAGTTCCGGGAGACGGCGTGGGAGGCCATCCGCGCGGTGTTCCCCTCCGGCGCCACGCGGCTGTCCGTGGACGAGCGCAAGCTGCCGGAGCGCAAGCCGGGGAGCATGGATGAGCGCATCATCCAGCACATCCACGACGGACTGAGCATCGACGGCATGGCGCGGGCCCTCCACGCGACGGACTTCTTCCTCTACCAGCGGCTCTACGCGCTCTACCGGCTGGACGCGGTGAAGGTGTCCGACGAAGCCCCGGTGCCCGTCACCGCCGCCGTGGTGGAGGAGGAGAAGGAGGACACGGGCGTCATCGGCTCCGAGTCGTCCTCCGACGAAGTCCTCCAGGCCGCGCAGCTCTTCCTCGACGCGGGCAACACGCGGGACGGAGAGGCCCTCGCGCGGCGCGCGCACGAGATGTCCCCCACGGCCCAGTCCGCGGCGCTCTTGAAGACGGCGCAGGAGAAGCTCCTGTCGGAGCTGCGGCGGGAGATGATGGACGCGTCGCAGGTGCCGGCGCTGCTGGTCGCGCCGTCGAACCTGAAGAGCCTCCAGCTCACCGCGCCCGAGCGCTACCTGCTGTCGCGAGTGGACGGCCGGCGCGACGTCGCCGCCATCGTCCACGTGTCGCCGTTGCAGGAGCTGGACGCGCTCAAGTTCTTCCACGGCTTCGTGAACATGGGCCTGGTGAAGCTCACCGCGCGCTAGGTCGCAGCGCGCGGCTCAGGGTGTGCCCGCGGTGGCGGCGGGCGCGGTGACCTCGAGCGGCGCGGGCACTCGCTGCAATCCCAGGCGCAGGGCCTCGCGTCCCAGCCAGGTGCCCCGGATGCGCCACTTCGGGTCATTGACGATGAGCGCGGCCACGGCGACGCGCGGGTTGTCGCGAGGCGCGAAGCCCACGAACCACGAGTAGTCCCGGAAGGGACTGCGGTCCGCCAGGGTGCCCGTCTTGCCCACGGCGTTGTCCACGCGGAAGGCGCGCTCGCGGAACACGGCGCGCGCGGTGCCGTGGGTGACGGTCTCCTCCAGCATGTCGGTGAGCGCCTGGGCGGCCGCGGGCTCCAGCACACGCTCGCCCTCGGCGGGCAGGAGCGGGCTGCCCCGCGGCGGCTCCACCAGCACCGGGTCCACCCACCGCCCGTCATTGGCCGCGACCGAGGCCATGAGCGCGCCATGCAGCGGAGACAGGTAGATGTCACCAAAGCCCGCGCCGGTGTTGGCCAGGTCGAAGCCCTCCTCCGGCACGGAGGCGAGCGACACGTCCATGGGCACGGGGAAGGCAATCTCCCGGTTGAAGCGGAAGCGCGCGGCCATGCGCCGCAGGGCGTCCGCGGTGAGGTGCTTCTGCGTCAGCTTGGCGAAGATGACGTTGGCGCTCTTGCCCATGGCGAGCGCCAGCGAATAGCAGGCCCCGTCGCGCTCGGTGTCCTCGAGGTTCCGCTCGGTGAGCCGCCGCTTGCCGCCGTGGAAGCACTCCTCCATGGACGGCGTGACACCTGCTTCCAGCAGCGCGCTGCCAGTGACGATCTTGAAGATGCTCGCGGCGGGGAACACCGCGCGATAGGGCAAGCCCCGCAGCTCCGGCTGCGCCGCCGAGTGCTCCGCCAGCGCCAGCACCCGCCCCGTCGAGGGCTCCAGCACCACGGCGGCGCCATAGGGCACCTCGTAGTCGCGCAGAATCTTCGTCAACGACGCCTGGAGCACCGGGTCCACGGTGAGCACCTGCTCCGGGCCATCCTTCTCCTTCACCACCAACCGCTCGCCCTGGAGCTTCGCGCGGGCCAGCAGGTCCAGGCCGCGAGGCATGGACTGCAGCTTCGCCATGGGCGGAGCCTTCAGCCGCGAGGGCACCGGCGAGGGAGGCACCATCCCGGGCTCGAGCGTGACCACGGCCGGGGCCGCTTGCTCGGTTCCAGGAGGCACCACGCCGTCGCTGGGCGGCGGGCTGGACTCGGGCGCGGTGGCGCTCGCTCCGTCCACGGGGGCAGGAGCCACACCGGGGGTCGTGGCCGGTGGGAGACTCCCGGCGGAGGGCGCGGGGGACGACGCCGCCACGGGGCTCCCCGTCGGGGGAGCCTCTTCGGGCGCGGGTCCGTTGGCGCCCAGGAGCAGGGCGAGGGGGCACAGCGCGGCGGCGGACAGGAGGCGGCGGCGAATCGTCATATGCGGCCGGGGAATCCTAGCGGTTGTCGGGGCGCTGTCCATCGACGCTTCCCTGGCAGGCGGATTCTCCCGTCCGCCCGAGAAACTTGGCGGACGGGCGCGCAAGTCCGATAGGTTCGCCCGCACTTTGGACGGACTGAAAGAAACCCTGGTCATCTGGAGCGCCGAGCTTCGCCGGGCGCTGCGCAGTGGCCGAGCAGTGGTGTTGCTCGGGCTCTACAGCATGTTCTCCGCGCTGGTGCTGCTCGTCGTCGGCTGGATTACGCGCGAGATTCGCAACGCGGTGAATCAGCAGTTGGCGAACGCGGGCGCGGACACGGATGCCCCCGCGCGCGTCGCGGAGGAGATGCGCAAGGGCGTGCTGGGCTTCCTCTCCAGCAACGACACCGCGATGATCGAGGCGCTCGCGCAAGTGCCTCTCGAGGTGCTGCTCGTCTTCAAGGTCACCCTCTTCTTCCTGCCCGCCTACGTGGCGTTGATGGGGTTCGACCAGATCAGCGGCGAAGTGGGCCCGCGCTCCATGCGCTACCTGACGGTGCGCGCGCGGCGCTCGTCGGTACTGCTGGGCAAGTTCCTCTCGCAGGCGTCGCTGCTCGTGGGCCTGGTGCTGGTCATCGACCTGGCCATCTTCGTCTACGCGCGCATCGCCAACCCGGACTTCGGCTTCGCGGCCATGAGCCTGAACCTCATCAAGTTCTGGCTGGCCGCCATCGTCTTCTCGCTGTCGTACGTGGCCCTCACCACGCTGTGCTCCAGCCTCTTCCGGAGCCCCCCGGTGAGCCTGGTGTTCAACTTCATCGTCCTCTTCGTCTTCTGGCTGATGGACACGGTGGGCCGGGCCGTGGGCGAGGAGAGCGCGCTGCGCGGGCTGCGCTACCTGTCGCCTTCCCACTACGCGTCGGACCTGCTGCACCCGCAGCTCACCCAGTTCGGCATCAGCGGCGCGGCCTACGCGGGCTTCGCGACCATCTTCTTGTTGGGCGCCTACGGTGCTCTGCGCGCGAGGGATTTGTGAGCGACCTGGCCATCGAGTTGATCGGCATCACCAAGCGCTTCGGCCCCAAGGTCGCGGTCAACAACGTCAGCTTCCAGGTGCCGCGCGGCGCGGTGTACGGCCTCATCGGCCCCAACGGCGCCGGGAAGACCACCACCTTCTCCATGATGTGCGGCTACCTCTACCCTTCCGAGGGCTCGCTCAAGGTCATGGACGTGGACCCGACCGTGCCCGGCGCCCTCAAGGGGAAGCTGGGCGCGCTGCCTCAGGACGCGGTGCTGCCGGCCAGCTGGGAAGTGGGCGCGCTGCTGATGTACTGGGCGCGCCTGTCCGGCCTCGAGTCCCCCGAGAAGGAGGCCCGCGAGGCGCTGGAGCAGGTGGGGCTGATGGAAGCCTGGAACGTGCAGACGCAGGCGCTCAGCCATGGCATGGCCAAGCGCACGGCCATGGCGCAGGCCCTGATGGGGCGTCCGCCGTTGGTGCTGCTGGATGAGCCCACCGCGGGCTTGGACCCGCGCATCGCCGCGCAGGTGCGTCAAGTCATCCGCGACATGAAGGGCAAGCAGACAGTCGTGGTCTCCAGCCACAACCTCCAGGAGCTGGAGGAGCTGTGCGACGCCGCGGCCATCCTCGACAAGGGATTGCTGGCGCAAGCCGGCTCCATGTCCGAGCTGACCAGCCAGGGCGCGGAGTTCCGCGTGCAAATTGCCCGTGGCACTGTGATTCCCCCGGAGCTCCTGGCGCTCCCGGACGTCACCGACGCGCGCATGGAAGGTGAGCACGTCCTGGTGGTGCGCTTCGGCGGACAGGCGAAGCCCGAGGAGGTCATCAGCCGAGTCGTGGCCCACCTCCTCCAGACGGGCGTCCTCATCCTGGGCGTCAGCCAGGGACGGCGGCTCGAGGACCGCGTTCTCCAGTTGCTCTAGCAGCGCGGGTTCAACTCACCCCACCTTGCGGACAAAGCCGACGTAGCTCGTCCCTCTGCGCTCCAGGCGGACGAGCTCGTGGCCTGTCGCATCACACCAGGCGGGGAGGTCCGCCTCCAGGCCGCGATCCGTGGAGATGAGCTCCACGAGCGCCCCGGCGGACAAGCGCCTCATCACCTTCGCGATCTCCAGGATGGGCATGGGGCAGAACGCCCCGGATGTGTCGACGCGCTCGGTGATGTCCATCTGCCAACTCTCTCGCTTCAGGGAGATCCGAGCATGCGGAATTTTTCCGAGCGCTCTCTCGTTCCCCGGCTCCCAAGGGGCCTGGTTGACGAATGTAGAGCGTGTCCACTCGGCTTGCGCGTCTTGAAAACCCTCTGTTAAGTACCCCGGCCCTCTCAAACTTTCTCGCCCATCCACGCTCGGGGCCGGAGTCGGACCTATGGCGAAGGAGCAGAACCCACCCATGAAGCCCAATATCATCGTGGCCCTGCTGGTCGGCCTCGTGCTTGGTTTCGTTGGCGGCCGCGTCTACAGCGGCGCGTCCCCGAAGGCAGACACCAAGCCGGCCGCTCAAGCAGCTCAAGCCAACAACGCGCGCCGTCCGGTAGACCCCACCGTGTTCAAGGTGCCCATCGACGGTTCCCCCAGCCGGGGCAACGCCGATGCACTTGTCACCTTGGTCGAGTTCTCCGACTACGAGTGCCCCTTCTGCAGCCGCGCCAACGCGACGGTGGAGAAGCTGGAGCAGGACTACGGCAAGAAGCTGCGCGTCGTGATGAAGCAGAACCCGCTCTCCTTCCACCCGCGCGCCAAGCCCGCGGCCCTCGCGGCCCTCGCGGCCGGTGAGCAGGGGAAGTACTGGGAGATGCACGGCAAGCTCTTCGCCAACCAGAAGAAGCTGGATGACGTGTCGCTGGAGCAGTACGCGCGCGAGCTCGGGCTGGACCTGGACAAGTGGAAGACCGACCTGGCCAACCCGAAGTTCTCCGACCTCATCCAGAAGGAGCAGGCGCTCTCCAACCAGCTGGGTGCCACGGGCACCCCGGCCTTCTTCATCAACGGCCGCTTCCTCTCCGGCGCGCAGCCCATCGACAACTTCAAGGCCCTCATCGACGAGGAGCTCACCAAGGCGGAGGCCCTGGTGAAGGGCGGCGTCCCCGCCGGCCAGGTGTACGCGAAGATCATCGAGAAGGGCGCCGAGCGCGCCGCTCCGAAGGCCGCGCCCCAGCAGCCGCCCCCGTCCGTCCGCAAGGTGGACGTCCCCGCGAACTCGGCCTCCTTCGGCCCGGCCACCGCGAAGGTGACCATCGTCGAGTGGTCCGACTTCGAGTGCCCCTTCTGCAGCCGCGCGGTCCCCACGCTGCAGCAGATCAAGAAGGAGTACGCCAAGGACGTGCGCGTGGTGTTCCGTCACCAGCCGCTGTCCTTCCACGCGAACGCGAAGCCCGCCGCCGAGGCCTCCGAGGCCGCGCTGGAGCAGGGCCGCTTCTGGGAGTACCACGACAAGCTCTTCGCCAATCAGAAGGCGCTGGACCGGGCCTCCCTGGAGAAGTACGCGCAGGAGCTGGGCCTGAATGTCGCCAAGTTCAAGGCGGCCCTGGACTCCGGCAAGTTCCGCGCGAAGGTGGAGGCGGACGCCGCCGCTGGCGCCGCGGTGGGTGCCAACGGCACGCCGACGTTCTTCGTCAACGGTCGTGAGGTGGTCGGCGCGCAGCCCTTCGACAGCTTCAAGCGGCTGATCGACGAGGAGATCGCCAAGGCCGACAAGCTGCTGGCCGCGGGCACCAAGCCCGAGGAGCTCTACGCGAAGCTGAACGCGGAGAACGTCGCCAACGCCCCGGCCGCGCCTCCCGCGGGTGCTCCCGCCGAGCCGCCGGTCCAGAAGGTGGGGGTCGGCAACTCGCCGGTGAAGGGTCCCGCGAACGCGCCCGTCACCATCGTCGCCTTCTCCGACTTCGAGTGCCCGTTCTGCAGCCGCGTGGTGCCCACGCTCAAGCAGGTCGAGGAGCAGTACGCCGGCAAGGTGAAGATTGCCTTCCGCAACCAGCCGCTGCCCATGCACCCGAACGCCAAGCCCGCCGCGGCCGCCGCCCTGGCCGCGCACGAGCAGGGCAAGTTCTGGGAGATGCACGACAAGCTCTTCGCCAACCAGCGCGCCCTGGACCGCACGTCCCTGGAGAAGTACGCGCAGGAGCTGGGCCTGAACGTCACCAAGTTCAAGGCGGCCCTGGACTCGAACAAGTTCGGTCCGCAGATTGACGCGGACGCCGCGGACGCCAACCGCCTGGGCGCCTCGGGCACCCCGACGTTCTTCATCAATGGCCGCACCGTCGTGGGCGCGCAGCCCCTGACGGAGTTCAAGCGCGTCATCGACGAGGAGCTGAAGAAGGCCGGCGCGGTGGCGGCGGACCGGAAGTAACCGCCCCGCCCCTTCGGGCCCCTGAAACACCAGAGGCCGTCGGACCGACTCGGGTCCGGCGGCCTCTTGCTTTGACGCGGGGAGTGCTCGCGCGTCAGGAGACGGCGATGGCGTCGATCTCCACCTTGGAGCCGCGGGGCAGCGCGGCCACCTGCACGGTGGCGCGGGCCGGCGGCGCGCCGGGGAAGTAGCGGCCGTACACCTCATTCACCTTGGCGAAGTCACCCAGGTCCGTGAGGAAGATGGTGCAGCGCACCACGTGGCTGAAGTCCAGGCCGCCCGCCGTCAACACGGCCTTCAGGTTGAGCATCACCCGCTCCGCCTGGGCGACGACGTCGCCCTGCACCATCTCCATGGTGACGGGGTCCAGGGGAATCTGGCCGGAGAGGAAGGTCATCTTCCCCGAGTCCACCTGGACGGCCTGCGAATACGGACCAATGGCCTTGGGGGCCTCGTCCGAGTGGAGGGTCTTTCGAGCCATGGAGCGCACCTCGAGGAGTCGGGCGGCCGGAGATGGCCGCCGGATTGCTCGGGCGCTCTACCACGAATGGGGGCGGATTAGATTCGCTCGACGGAGTAGACGCCGCTCAGACGCTCGATGGTGCGCATCAAATCGGTGAGCTGCTTGAGGTCCGAGATGATGACCTCGAAGGTGTTCACCGCCCGGTCATCCCCGGTGGCCCTGCAGTTGGCCTGGGAGATGTTGACGCCCTTCTTCGAGAAGATGTTCGAGATGTCCGCTAGAAGACCGGTCCGGTCCGCCGTGAGCACGCGCAGGGTGACGGGGCGCTTGAAGTCCCCGCGCACGTCCCAGGAGACGTCCACGCGCCGCTCGGGGTCCGTGGCGAGCGCCTTCTCGCACCCCACCGTGTGCACCGTGACGCCCCGTCCCCGCGTGATGAAGCCGGCGATGGGGTCACCCGGGACGGGGTTGCAACACCGTCCGAAGCGCACCAGCACGTCGTCCACGCCGCCAATCTGCACGCCGCTGCGGTTGCTGCGGCCCACCAGGCGCTTGGCCAGGTCCGTCACGCGGGACAGGCCCGGCAGCATCGACGAGGCGCCGGAGGACGCGCTGTTGCCCGAGGACTCGGAGCGGGACGAGGCCTCCGCCTCGTTGCGCTTCTCCTCCGGAACCAGGCGCTGCACGAGCTGCTGCGGCGTCACCTTGCCGTAGCCGATGGCCACCAGCAGGTCATCCTCGACGCGGAAGCCCAACTCCTCGGCCACCCGCTTCACTTCGCCGTTCTTGAGCAGGCGGTTGAAGTTGAGCTGGAAGCGCTTGAGCTCGCGGTCCGTGAGCTCGCGGCCCAGCTGGAGGCTCTTCTCGCGCTGCTGCTGCTTGATGAAGCCGCGGATGCGCTGCTGCGCGCGGCTCGTCTTGACGAAGGTGAGCCAGTCCTTGGACGGGTGCTGCTGAGGGCTGGTGAGCACCTCCACGGTGTCGCCGTTCTTCAGCTTGTAGCGCAGCGGGACGATCTTCCCGTTCACCTTCGCGCCCACGCACCGGTTGCCCACGTCCGAGTGGATGGCGTACGCGAAGTCCACCGGCGTCGCGCCCCGAGGCAGCGAGCGCACATCGCCCTTCGGCGTGAAGACGAAGACCTCGTCGGTGAAGAGGTCCACCTTCACCGTCTCGAGGAACTCCTTGGGGTCCTTGAGGTCCTGCTGCCACTCCATGAGCTGGCGCAGCCAGGCGAACTTCTCGTCATCCTTGGAGATGACGGCCTTGCCCTCCTTGTACTTCCAGTGGGCGGCGATGCCTTCCTCGGCGATCTTGTGCATCTCCGCCGTGCGGATCTGCACCTCCACGCGCTC
Encoded here:
- a CDS encoding ABC transporter ATP-binding protein, producing the protein MSDLAIELIGITKRFGPKVAVNNVSFQVPRGAVYGLIGPNGAGKTTTFSMMCGYLYPSEGSLKVMDVDPTVPGALKGKLGALPQDAVLPASWEVGALLMYWARLSGLESPEKEAREALEQVGLMEAWNVQTQALSHGMAKRTAMAQALMGRPPLVLLDEPTAGLDPRIAAQVRQVIRDMKGKQTVVVSSHNLQELEELCDAAAILDKGLLAQAGSMSELTSQGAEFRVQIARGTVIPPELLALPDVTDARMEGEHVLVVRFGGQAKPEEVISRVVAHLLQTGVLILGVSQGRRLEDRVLQLL
- a CDS encoding sulfurtransferase TusA family protein, giving the protein MDITERVDTSGAFCPMPILEIAKVMRRLSAGALVELISTDRGLEADLPAWCDATGHELVRLERRGTSYVGFVRKVG
- a CDS encoding DsbA family protein, translated to MKPNIIVALLVGLVLGFVGGRVYSGASPKADTKPAAQAAQANNARRPVDPTVFKVPIDGSPSRGNADALVTLVEFSDYECPFCSRANATVEKLEQDYGKKLRVVMKQNPLSFHPRAKPAALAALAAGEQGKYWEMHGKLFANQKKLDDVSLEQYARELGLDLDKWKTDLANPKFSDLIQKEQALSNQLGATGTPAFFINGRFLSGAQPIDNFKALIDEELTKAEALVKGGVPAGQVYAKIIEKGAERAAPKAAPQQPPPSVRKVDVPANSASFGPATAKVTIVEWSDFECPFCSRAVPTLQQIKKEYAKDVRVVFRHQPLSFHANAKPAAEASEAALEQGRFWEYHDKLFANQKALDRASLEKYAQELGLNVAKFKAALDSGKFRAKVEADAAAGAAVGANGTPTFFVNGREVVGAQPFDSFKRLIDEEIAKADKLLAAGTKPEELYAKLNAENVANAPAAPPAGAPAEPPVQKVGVGNSPVKGPANAPVTIVAFSDFECPFCSRVVPTLKQVEEQYAGKVKIAFRNQPLPMHPNAKPAAAAALAAHEQGKFWEMHDKLFANQRALDRTSLEKYAQELGLNVTKFKAALDSNKFGPQIDADAADANRLGASGTPTFFINGRTVVGAQPLTEFKRVIDEELKKAGAVAADRK
- a CDS encoding RidA family protein, which produces MARKTLHSDEAPKAIGPYSQAVQVDSGKMTFLSGQIPLDPVTMEMVQGDVVAQAERVMLNLKAVLTAGGLDFSHVVRCTIFLTDLGDFAKVNEVYGRYFPGAPPARATVQVAALPRGSKVEIDAIAVS
- a CDS encoding RelA/SpoT family protein, which translates into the protein MIRLNDILQRVSSYHPDPDLDIIKKAYVYSAKVHQGQLRKSGEPYLVHPLEVAGILADLKLDEASIVTGLLHDTIEDTLATAEELTELFGSEVAQLVDGVTKLSKFSASASLSQEEKQAENFRKMIIAMAQDIRVILVKLADRTHNMRTLDHMNEEKQARIAQETLDIYAPLANRLGISWIKTELEDLSFRYVKPQEFFGLQEKLNKRKKEREKYIEDTCDLIRSKLAERGLKGEVSGRFKHVYSIYKKIKAQGIDFDQIHDIIAFRIIAPAAPACYEALGLVHEMWKPVPGRFKDFIAIPKPNMYQSLHTTVIGPLSERVEVQIRTAEMHKIAEEGIAAHWKYKEGKAVISKDDEKFAWLRQLMEWQQDLKDPKEFLETVKVDLFTDEVFVFTPKGDVRSLPRGATPVDFAYAIHSDVGNRCVGAKVNGKIVPLRYKLKNGDTVEVLTSPQQHPSKDWLTFVKTSRAQQRIRGFIKQQQREKSLQLGRELTDRELKRFQLNFNRLLKNGEVKRVAEELGFRVEDDLLVAIGYGKVTPQQLVQRLVPEEKRNEAEASSRSESSGNSASSGASSMLPGLSRVTDLAKRLVGRSNRSGVQIGGVDDVLVRFGRCCNPVPGDPIAGFITRGRGVTVHTVGCEKALATDPERRVDVSWDVRGDFKRPVTLRVLTADRTGLLADISNIFSKKGVNISQANCRATGDDRAVNTFEVIISDLKQLTDLMRTIERLSGVYSVERI